The Nitrospira sp. nucleotide sequence GTCACCAGGCAGGACGGCGAGCAATTACGCAAAGCCTATCTCTTTATCCGCATGCTCATCGACGGCCTCCGCATGGTCCGTGGCAATGCAAAGGACTTGGTGCTCCCCCCACCCGACTCAGAAGAATTCATCTTCCTAGCCCGCCGCGTCGGCTACACGACGGACGACTGGCAGGCGGGAGCAAGACATCTCCAGACAGATATTGAGCAGCATATGAAGCTGACGAAAGAGTTTTTCGAGCGGACGTTTGGAAAGTTGTGAATTCAGCGCTTTGGCTACTACTTGTAACACAGGTATACTTTACGATCTTCACCGGGCTAAGAGCGTGCTAGTATAGGCGCGGATTGCGGAGTATGCCCACTGTACTGAGATCAGGTCCGTATCGCTTTTTCTTTTATGCTGGCGATCGTGATGAACCTCGGCATGTGCATATTGAGCGCGAAGACAAGATCGCTAAGTTTTGGCTTGCACCCGTCAGGCTGCAAGAAAGCGGT carries:
- a CDS encoding DUF4160 domain-containing protein, which produces MPTVLRSGPYRFFFYAGDRDEPRHVHIEREDKIAKFWLAPVRLQESGGFPRAELNRIRQLVQLNQDRLLEAWYEYFGD